The Methylobacterium sp. PvR107 genome contains a region encoding:
- the queE gene encoding 7-carboxy-7-deazaguanine synthase, which yields MAYAVKEIFHTLQGEGAQAGRAAVFCRFAGCNLWSGREADRAAAACRFCDTDFIGLDGEGGGRFADAGALADAIAQTWAGGSENHYVVFTGGEPLLQLDDALIAAVHARGFEIAIETNGTIPAPPGIDWICVSPKGGNALAQTTGHELKLVYPQTDADPADFVGLGFRHRFLQPMDGPDRVASTEAAIAYCRRDARWRLSLQTHKLIGIP from the coding sequence GTGGCTTACGCGGTCAAGGAGATTTTCCACACCCTTCAGGGCGAGGGCGCCCAGGCGGGGCGCGCGGCGGTGTTCTGCCGGTTCGCCGGCTGCAATCTCTGGTCTGGTCGCGAGGCCGACCGCGCGGCGGCGGCGTGCCGCTTCTGCGACACCGATTTCATCGGCCTGGACGGGGAGGGCGGCGGGCGCTTCGCCGACGCGGGCGCGCTGGCCGACGCGATCGCCCAGACCTGGGCCGGCGGGTCGGAGAACCACTACGTGGTGTTCACGGGCGGCGAACCGCTGCTGCAGCTCGACGACGCTCTGATCGCGGCGGTCCATGCCCGCGGGTTCGAGATCGCGATCGAAACCAACGGCACGATACCGGCGCCGCCCGGCATCGACTGGATCTGCGTCAGTCCCAAGGGCGGCAACGCCCTCGCGCAGACCACGGGCCACGAGTTGAAGCTGGTCTACCCGCAGACGGATGCCGACCCTGCCGATTTCGTCGGCCTCGGCTTCCGCCACCGCTTCCTTCAGCCGATGGACGGGCCGGACCGGGTCGCCAGCACGGAGGCCGCGATCGCCTATTGCCGCCGGGACGCCCGCTGGCGCCTGTCGCTGCAAACCCACAAACTTATCGGCATCCCCTAG
- a CDS encoding DUF6925 family protein yields the protein MMGGSGHSVSALLLEQLADPACAWSLGSYGAVATFCRNLGEAVQTLADGRLGLITGRGAVALTASPDLRPFAYETGFSDGWSHAVALCLPQNACAMGRRTVLTELGPDRAAARPQDRAAILFDLGLGLEAVDACVRVAEPAAVAGLRARIGRPILAAGNTLGPALAALSPHRVFVARFGRIEVYTPIPPAGGTTPPGPHSHVLPQLLRLRRTHAATAPIPLGWVPCGSLHPRHPCRDETGRPVAFDAARHVAFGYLLEAWGDPGLAALRRAVLAGHEPDPRSVTTRAARSAIRAAQAQRRVMPG from the coding sequence ATGATGGGCGGATCGGGACATTCCGTGTCCGCTCTGCTGCTCGAGCAACTCGCCGATCCGGCCTGCGCCTGGAGCTTGGGCAGCTACGGAGCCGTCGCGACCTTCTGCCGGAATCTCGGAGAAGCGGTTCAGACTCTCGCGGATGGCCGGCTCGGCCTCATCACCGGCCGCGGAGCCGTCGCACTGACCGCCTCTCCCGATCTCAGGCCATTCGCCTACGAGACCGGCTTCTCGGACGGCTGGAGCCACGCGGTCGCGCTGTGCCTGCCGCAGAACGCCTGTGCGATGGGCCGGCGCACCGTGCTGACCGAACTCGGACCCGACAGGGCGGCCGCGCGGCCGCAGGACCGCGCGGCCATCCTGTTCGATCTCGGGCTGGGCCTCGAGGCCGTGGATGCCTGCGTGCGCGTGGCCGAACCGGCGGCCGTCGCGGGCCTCCGGGCCAGGATCGGCCGCCCGATCCTCGCGGCGGGAAACACGCTCGGCCCTGCCCTGGCGGCCCTGAGCCCGCATCGGGTGTTCGTCGCCCGGTTCGGACGGATCGAGGTCTACACGCCGATCCCGCCGGCCGGCGGGACGACGCCCCCGGGGCCGCACAGCCATGTCCTGCCTCAGCTCCTACGGCTCCGGCGGACGCACGCGGCGACCGCGCCGATCCCACTCGGCTGGGTGCCGTGCGGCAGCCTCCATCCGCGCCATCCCTGCCGGGACGAAACGGGCCGGCCCGTCGCCTTCGACGCCGCGCGTCACGTCGCGTTCGGCTACCTGCTCGAGGCTTGGGGCGATCCCGGGCTCGCCGCTCTGCGCCGGGCGGTGCTGGCTGGCCACGAGCCCGATCCGCGATCGGTCACCACACGGGCGGCGCGCTCCGCGATCCGAGCCGCACAGGCGCAGCGCCGGGTCATGCCCGGGTGA
- the rfbC gene encoding dTDP-4-dehydrorhamnose 3,5-epimerase, whose protein sequence is MDVIETEIPDVKRIVLKRFGDARGWFSETFRADALARAGITTAFVQDNQSFSAPQGTIRGLHFQIGPRAQAKLIRVLQGAILDVAVDIRSDSPTFGKFVAVTLDAYTGEQLFIPHGFAHGFCTLTPDVMVAYKVDDYYSPEHDRALAWNDPEVGIPWPVSAEAAILSDKDRRAPKLADLGRVF, encoded by the coding sequence ATGGACGTCATCGAGACCGAGATTCCGGACGTGAAGCGCATCGTGCTCAAGCGCTTCGGCGACGCACGCGGCTGGTTCTCCGAGACGTTCCGGGCCGACGCCCTGGCACGGGCCGGCATCACCACCGCCTTCGTCCAGGACAATCAGTCCTTCTCGGCGCCGCAGGGGACGATCCGCGGCCTGCACTTCCAGATCGGCCCCCGCGCCCAGGCCAAGCTGATCCGCGTCCTGCAGGGCGCGATCCTCGACGTGGCGGTGGACATCCGCAGCGACTCGCCGACCTTCGGCAAGTTCGTGGCCGTGACGCTGGATGCCTACACGGGCGAGCAGCTCTTCATCCCGCACGGCTTCGCGCACGGGTTCTGCACCCTGACCCCCGACGTCATGGTCGCCTACAAGGTCGACGATTACTACAGCCCCGAGCACGACCGGGCCCTCGCCTGGAACGATCCGGAGGTCGGGATCCCGTGGCCGGTCTCGGCCGAGGCGGCGATCCTCTCCGACAAGGACCGCCGCGCCCCGAAGCTCGCCGATCTCGGGCGCGTGTTCTGA
- the rfbB gene encoding dTDP-glucose 4,6-dehydratase, with protein sequence MRILVTGGCGFIGSALVLYLVNDLGHEVCTLDAMTYAANPVSLATLADNPRHRLVEADICDRDAVQKAYADFKPQAVMHLAAESHVDRSITDPGAFVRTNVIGTQTMLDGARGHYEALPEAEKKTFRFLHVSTDEVYGSLPPGAFFTEESRYDPRSPYSASKAASDHLARAWHETYGLPVLVTNCSNNYGPRHFPEKLIPLMILNALEGKKLPVYGDGLNERDWIHVEDHAKGLVAVLERGRIGETYLLGGRAVRNNLAVVKALCAAFDRLRPESAPHEQLISFVADRPGHDRRYAIDCTKAETEIGWQPQKTFEQALEATVAWYLDNESWWRPIREGRYKGERLGLNG encoded by the coding sequence ATGCGCATCCTGGTGACCGGAGGCTGCGGCTTCATCGGCTCGGCGCTGGTGCTGTACCTCGTCAACGACCTCGGCCACGAGGTCTGCACCCTCGACGCGATGACCTACGCGGCCAATCCGGTCTCCCTGGCCACGCTCGCCGACAACCCCCGTCACCGCCTGGTCGAGGCCGACATCTGCGACCGCGACGCCGTGCAGAAGGCCTATGCCGACTTCAAGCCGCAGGCGGTGATGCACCTGGCCGCCGAGAGCCACGTCGACCGCTCGATCACCGATCCGGGTGCCTTCGTGCGCACCAACGTCATCGGCACCCAGACGATGCTCGACGGCGCCCGCGGCCATTACGAGGCCCTGCCGGAGGCCGAGAAGAAGACCTTCCGGTTCCTCCACGTCTCGACCGACGAGGTCTACGGCTCGCTGCCGCCGGGCGCGTTCTTCACGGAGGAGAGCCGCTACGATCCGCGCTCGCCCTACTCGGCCTCGAAGGCGGCCTCCGACCACCTCGCCCGCGCCTGGCACGAGACCTACGGCCTGCCGGTGCTGGTGACCAACTGCTCGAACAATTACGGGCCGCGGCACTTCCCCGAGAAGCTGATCCCGCTGATGATCCTCAATGCCCTCGAGGGGAAGAAGCTGCCGGTCTACGGCGACGGCCTGAACGAGCGCGACTGGATCCACGTGGAGGACCACGCCAAGGGCCTCGTGGCCGTGCTGGAGCGCGGCCGGATCGGCGAGACCTACCTGCTCGGCGGCCGTGCGGTGCGCAACAACCTCGCGGTGGTGAAAGCGCTGTGCGCGGCCTTCGACCGGCTGCGCCCCGAGAGCGCTCCGCACGAGCAGCTGATCAGCTTCGTGGCCGATCGTCCGGGCCACGACCGGCGCTACGCCATCGACTGCACCAAGGCCGAGACCGAGATCGGCTGGCAACCGCAGAAGACCTTCGAGCAGGCGCTGGAGGCGACCGTCGCCTGGTATCTCGACAACGAGAGCTGGTGGCGCCCGATCCGTGAGGGCCGGTACAAGGGCGAGCGCCTGGGGCTCAACGGCTGA
- the rfbD gene encoding dTDP-4-dehydrorhamnose reductase codes for MDILVLGGAGQVGTELQALSWPGDVAVHAPGRADLDITDPDAVAAALAARDYRVVINTAAYTAVDKAESDVVAAWRLNALAPAILSAATAARQIPLVHVSTDYVFAGTKTDGAYAPDEPIDPQSVYGASKAAGELAVRTGNARHAIVRTAWVVSPHRGNFVKTMLRLAAERDALTVVDDQHGCPTSAADLASALAVIARRLATDAAAPTGTFHCVNAGDTTWRGFAEAIVAGSARRGGRSVPVRGIPTSAYPTPARRPANSRLSTHSLTDAYGVAPRPWQAALDGILDRLVGPVSEGVSKP; via the coding sequence ATGGACATCCTCGTCCTCGGCGGCGCCGGCCAAGTCGGCACCGAGTTGCAGGCGCTGTCCTGGCCCGGCGACGTGGCCGTGCACGCGCCCGGCCGCGCGGATCTCGACATCACCGATCCGGACGCCGTCGCGGCGGCGCTGGCGGCCCGGGACTATCGGGTCGTGATCAACACCGCCGCCTATACGGCCGTCGACAAGGCCGAATCCGACGTGGTCGCGGCGTGGCGCCTCAATGCGCTCGCGCCGGCGATCCTGTCGGCCGCCACGGCGGCGCGGCAGATCCCGCTGGTCCACGTCTCGACCGATTACGTCTTCGCCGGCACCAAGACCGATGGGGCCTACGCCCCGGACGAGCCCATCGACCCGCAGAGCGTCTACGGGGCCAGCAAGGCCGCCGGCGAGCTGGCCGTGCGGACCGGCAACGCGCGCCACGCGATCGTCCGGACCGCCTGGGTGGTCAGCCCGCACCGGGGCAACTTCGTCAAGACGATGCTGCGGCTCGCGGCCGAGCGTGACGCCCTGACCGTGGTCGACGACCAGCACGGCTGCCCGACCTCGGCCGCCGACCTCGCGTCCGCCCTCGCGGTGATCGCGCGGCGCCTGGCCACCGACGCGGCGGCGCCCACCGGCACGTTCCACTGCGTGAACGCGGGCGACACCACGTGGCGCGGCTTCGCCGAGGCGATCGTGGCGGGCTCCGCCCGCCGCGGCGGCCGCTCGGTGCCGGTTCGGGGCATCCCGACCTCCGCCTATCCGACGCCGGCCCGACGGCCGGCCAATTCGCGCCTGTCCACCCACAGCCTCACGGACGCCTACGGCGTCGCGCCGCGGCCCTGGCAGGCGGCGCTCGACGGCATCCTGGACCGGCTCGTCGGGCCGGTCTCAGAGGGAGTTTCCAAGCCATGA
- the rfbA gene encoding glucose-1-phosphate thymidylyltransferase RfbA, protein MKGIVLAGGSGTRLHPATLSINKQLLPVYDKPMIYYPISVLMLAGIREILIISSPEHLDNYKRLFGTGEQFGLRFSYALQPRPEGLAQAFVIGRDFVGDDDVALILGDNLFFGAGMGELLERAAGRRQGATVFAYHVDNPQAYGVVNLDKSGRPTKIVEKPQNPESTWAVTGLYFYDNQVLDIAADVKPSARGELEITSVNEAYLQRGQLHVERMSRGYAWLDTGTHDSLLEASEFVRTLQHRQGLQVACLEEIAYLQKFITRDQLVARGEMFAKTAYGQNLLRLARESEDDLRLRRGK, encoded by the coding sequence ATGAAGGGCATCGTTCTGGCCGGCGGATCCGGCACGCGGCTCCATCCGGCCACGCTGTCGATCAACAAGCAGCTGCTGCCGGTCTACGACAAGCCGATGATCTACTATCCAATCTCGGTGCTGATGCTCGCCGGCATCCGCGAGATCCTGATCATCTCGTCGCCCGAGCATCTCGACAATTACAAGCGGCTGTTCGGCACCGGCGAGCAGTTCGGCCTCCGGTTCTCCTACGCGCTGCAGCCGCGTCCGGAGGGCCTGGCGCAGGCCTTCGTGATCGGGCGCGACTTCGTCGGCGACGACGACGTGGCGCTGATCCTGGGCGACAACCTGTTCTTCGGCGCCGGGATGGGCGAGCTGCTGGAGCGCGCCGCAGGCCGCCGGCAGGGCGCGACGGTGTTCGCCTACCACGTCGACAACCCACAGGCCTACGGCGTGGTCAACCTCGACAAGTCCGGCCGCCCGACCAAGATCGTCGAGAAGCCGCAGAACCCGGAATCGACCTGGGCGGTCACGGGCCTGTACTTCTACGACAACCAAGTGCTCGACATCGCCGCCGACGTGAAGCCCTCGGCCCGCGGCGAGCTGGAGATCACCAGCGTCAACGAGGCCTATCTCCAGCGCGGCCAGCTGCATGTGGAGCGGATGTCGCGCGGCTACGCGTGGCTCGATACCGGGACCCACGACAGCCTGCTGGAGGCGAGCGAGTTCGTCCGCACCCTGCAGCACCGCCAGGGCCTTCAGGTGGCCTGCCTGGAAGAGATCGCCTACCTGCAGAAGTTCATCACGCGCGACCAGCTCGTGGCCCGCGGCGAGATGTTCGCCAAGACCGCCTACGGCCAGAACCTGCTGCGCCTCGCCCGCGAGAGCGAGGACGACCTGCGCCTGCGCCGGGGCAAGTAG
- a CDS encoding OpgC family protein gives MRDPNAIDFWRGFALVTIFINHIPGNTFERYTFSQYGISDAAELFVFLAGWSIGIATRGRDGVPEPPGRSVVRLLARTVEVYRAQLTVMLLALAIIAGAALLLDNPLILEWHNAGGFFADPIQSVCGMALLTYQLGYFNILPLYVLLIGIAPVFVLVGRFSLIAALALSGSIYLASLVFEWNVPSWPGEGDWFFDPLCWQLLLVLGFVLQGWNLRSDTLRRWSRRLFPAGIVVVLLGIVLAVTEIRPDPMVVPEPRLLFTFEKTYLTPARLVHFLGVLLAFAPLYAVLAPRIGRAAGYLSQMGRNSLAVFSMGSILSLVGQLVRFQTGGGVLIDMLVAGSGLVGLGFTAWFVEWRSRSKSSRPRL, from the coding sequence ATGCGGGACCCCAACGCGATCGATTTCTGGCGCGGCTTCGCTCTGGTCACGATCTTCATCAATCACATCCCGGGCAACACCTTCGAGCGGTACACCTTCTCGCAGTATGGGATCTCGGACGCGGCCGAGCTCTTTGTGTTCCTGGCCGGCTGGTCGATCGGCATCGCCACACGGGGGCGGGACGGCGTGCCCGAGCCGCCGGGACGCAGCGTGGTGCGGCTCCTGGCGCGCACTGTCGAGGTCTACCGCGCCCAGCTCACCGTGATGCTGCTGGCGCTCGCGATCATCGCCGGCGCGGCCCTGCTGCTCGACAACCCGCTGATCCTCGAATGGCACAATGCGGGCGGGTTCTTCGCGGACCCGATCCAGTCCGTCTGCGGCATGGCCCTGCTGACCTATCAGCTCGGCTATTTCAACATCCTGCCGCTCTACGTTCTGCTCATCGGCATCGCACCGGTCTTCGTGCTGGTGGGCCGCTTCAGCCTGATCGCGGCCCTGGCGCTGTCCGGGAGCATCTACCTCGCGAGCCTCGTGTTCGAGTGGAACGTGCCGTCCTGGCCCGGCGAGGGAGACTGGTTCTTCGACCCGCTCTGCTGGCAGCTGCTGCTGGTGCTGGGCTTCGTGCTCCAGGGCTGGAACCTGCGCTCCGACACGCTGCGCCGCTGGTCCCGCCGGCTCTTTCCCGCCGGCATCGTCGTCGTGCTCCTCGGAATCGTGCTCGCCGTGACCGAGATCCGTCCGGACCCGATGGTGGTGCCGGAGCCGCGCCTGCTGTTCACCTTCGAGAAAACCTATCTGACACCGGCCCGACTGGTTCATTTTTTGGGGGTATTGTTAGCGTTTGCACCGCTTTACGCAGTACTGGCCCCGCGAATCGGCCGCGCCGCCGGTTATCTCTCACAGATGGGCCGGAACTCCCTGGCTGTGTTCTCGATGGGCTCGATCCTGAGCCTGGTCGGGCAGCTCGTGCGTTTCCAGACCGGCGGCGGCGTTCTGATCGATATGCTGGTCGCCGGCTCGGGCCTCGTGGGGCTGGGGTTTACGGCATGGTTCGTCGAATGGCGCAGCCGCAGCAAGTCTTCAAGACCGCGCCTGTGA
- a CDS encoding SGNH/GDSL hydrolase family protein, which produces MLPPRTGLFGAAAILLATLGAPAYAQQPADAGSGEPGLSLECRVPGAQLYTAAKLGSVKAALTENRPIKILAIGGSAAPGASASYPAKLEAALELALPKVDIVIDHRGLPGEIASGAAERVRTMVAEAEPDLVVWQVGTHDAIARVDADAFAGALGEAVAWIRSHGIDVVLVDPLYTASMAADADYNRIVEAVRTVATQQQVPLVRRYEALRYLSRRTDKGEGHMLGRQFRLNDLGLRCMAEHVALTIATSLMRTDVPTEPKANPSTPPLTELQRAPG; this is translated from the coding sequence ATGTTGCCGCCCCGCACCGGCCTTTTCGGCGCCGCAGCCATCCTGCTGGCGACCCTGGGCGCACCGGCTTATGCCCAGCAGCCGGCCGACGCCGGGTCCGGCGAGCCGGGCCTGTCCCTGGAATGCCGCGTCCCGGGCGCGCAGCTCTACACGGCGGCCAAGCTCGGGAGCGTCAAGGCGGCCCTGACGGAGAACCGTCCGATCAAGATCCTGGCGATCGGCGGCAGCGCGGCGCCGGGCGCGTCGGCCTCCTACCCGGCAAAGCTGGAAGCGGCGCTGGAACTGGCGCTTCCGAAGGTCGACATCGTGATCGATCACCGCGGCCTTCCGGGCGAGATCGCCTCCGGCGCCGCCGAGCGGGTCCGCACCATGGTGGCCGAGGCCGAGCCCGATCTGGTCGTCTGGCAGGTCGGAACGCACGACGCCATCGCCCGCGTCGATGCGGATGCCTTCGCGGGCGCGCTCGGCGAGGCCGTCGCCTGGATCCGGTCGCACGGGATCGACGTGGTGCTGGTCGATCCGCTCTACACCGCCAGCATGGCGGCCGACGCGGATTACAACCGGATCGTCGAGGCGGTGCGCACCGTCGCGACACAGCAGCAGGTGCCGCTGGTGCGGCGCTACGAGGCCCTCCGATACCTGTCGCGGCGCACCGACAAGGGCGAAGGCCATATGCTCGGGCGCCAGTTCCGGCTCAACGATCTCGGCCTCCGCTGCATGGCCGAGCACGTAGCCCTGACGATCGCCACCTCGCTGATGCGAACGGACGTGCCGACGGAGCCGAAGGCCAATCCGTCGACGCCGCCCTTAACCGAGCTGCAACGCGCCCCGGGCTAG
- a CDS encoding lipopolysaccharide biosynthesis protein, which translates to MRRLRALRSGPQRAALTVFAIRVGSAGFAYGSQVLAARLMGWEAYGIFASVWVWTAMLGHTLTLGLSQGACRFVPGHQAQDDLDLARGYLRAGALMTGGAALAVAGLGAALLVLEPNLFAPAYRAPVAVALCVMPLFALQDYLEGVARSQNWVGLAIAPPYLLRQTLMMACMVGAVLVGAPPRAEVAMACMLAAAAAATALQAGLLTARLRKALPSGPRRYRWRNWLGVSLPIAAIDLANAGFTFVDVIVLGALVSPAEVGLYFAATRIQQFVVFVHFAISAATLQRYSAAQAQANRFLLAELVRRQGRTTAAATFVVGGAILAASPLLLAMFGADLGASVPILCVLLAGSVAASLFGPGEDLLTMLGGERLCAGLTAGSLIAAAGLCLALVPPFGPLGAALAVALATVARASLLARAAGRLHGLPTPVWSAGAVG; encoded by the coding sequence ATGAGACGCCTCCGCGCATTGCGCAGCGGCCCGCAGCGGGCAGCCCTCACGGTGTTCGCGATCCGGGTCGGCTCGGCCGGCTTCGCGTATGGCTCCCAGGTCCTGGCGGCGCGGCTGATGGGCTGGGAAGCCTACGGCATCTTCGCGTCCGTTTGGGTCTGGACCGCGATGCTCGGCCATACCCTGACACTCGGCCTGTCCCAGGGCGCCTGCCGGTTCGTGCCGGGTCATCAGGCGCAGGACGATCTCGACTTGGCGCGCGGCTACCTCCGAGCCGGCGCGCTGATGACCGGCGGTGCGGCCCTCGCCGTCGCGGGCCTCGGCGCGGCGCTGCTCGTCCTGGAGCCGAACCTGTTCGCCCCGGCCTACCGGGCACCAGTCGCGGTCGCCCTTTGCGTGATGCCGCTCTTCGCCCTTCAGGATTATCTGGAGGGTGTGGCACGCAGTCAGAACTGGGTCGGTCTCGCCATCGCGCCGCCCTACCTCCTTCGGCAGACCCTGATGATGGCCTGCATGGTGGGCGCCGTCCTCGTCGGTGCGCCGCCGCGTGCGGAAGTCGCGATGGCCTGCATGCTGGCCGCCGCTGCCGCCGCGACGGCGCTGCAGGCCGGCCTCCTCACCGCGCGCCTCCGGAAGGCCCTCCCATCCGGGCCGCGCCGCTACCGGTGGCGGAACTGGCTTGGCGTCAGCCTGCCGATTGCCGCGATCGACCTCGCCAATGCGGGCTTCACCTTTGTCGATGTGATCGTGCTGGGAGCTTTGGTCAGCCCGGCCGAGGTCGGCCTCTATTTCGCGGCGACGCGCATCCAGCAATTCGTTGTGTTCGTGCATTTCGCGATCAGCGCCGCGACGCTGCAGCGCTACAGCGCCGCCCAGGCACAGGCCAACCGCTTCCTTCTCGCCGAACTGGTCCGGCGCCAGGGACGAACCACGGCGGCCGCAACCTTTGTCGTCGGGGGCGCGATCCTGGCCGCGAGTCCGCTGCTCCTGGCGATGTTCGGCGCGGACCTTGGCGCGAGCGTGCCGATCCTGTGCGTTCTCCTGGCTGGGAGCGTCGCGGCGAGCCTGTTTGGGCCAGGCGAGGACCTTCTGACCATGCTGGGCGGCGAACGCCTCTGCGCCGGCCTTACCGCGGGGTCGCTCATTGCGGCCGCGGGCCTGTGCCTCGCGCTCGTTCCGCCCTTCGGACCGCTCGGGGCCGCCCTGGCGGTCGCCCTGGCCACCGTCGCGCGGGCCTCGCTTCTCGCCCGCGCCGCCGGGCGGCTTCACGGGCTCCCGACGCCCGTCTGGTCGGCGGGAGCAGTCGGATGA
- a CDS encoding GNAT family N-acetyltransferase produces the protein MSPVTAATQGTFGLSFTCDGPPEAADWDTLFASGIAPHPHVSRHVIEAHKSAGLLPNGLKFVTVRDGARLVALLPYRLSRDITGLGGRVARPFLSPFMTASAPLIADGPNRDAHTRALVDGLAAASGGRAWRWPLLPTEDGAGSDMLAAMRACGWAIGTVSAFDRPIVNRRADHDAFLAGHPNRARFKDLRRRARRLAEVGIVAYESAACGVDLDRLVGAFLDLERAGWKGQAGTAMACRPETAALAHHLFSEGPGPVGIRADALTIDGRPIAISLALVGAGTATLLKTAYDETARSHAPGLLLEAEIVRACHETGFADRLDSATLEGSALESLYRDRTQIAELIAVPPGTHALSLERRLRLARFETQARSTAKRALGRR, from the coding sequence ATGAGCCCGGTCACGGCCGCCACCCAGGGCACCTTCGGTCTGTCGTTCACGTGTGACGGACCTCCGGAGGCGGCCGACTGGGACACCCTGTTTGCCTCCGGAATAGCGCCGCACCCGCACGTCTCGCGGCACGTGATCGAGGCGCACAAGAGCGCCGGCCTTCTGCCGAACGGCCTGAAATTCGTCACCGTTCGAGACGGGGCGCGGCTCGTCGCGCTCCTGCCCTACAGGTTGTCCCGCGACATCACCGGGCTCGGCGGCCGCGTCGCACGGCCGTTCCTGTCCCCCTTCATGACGGCCTCAGCGCCGCTGATCGCCGACGGGCCGAACCGAGACGCGCACACGCGGGCCCTGGTCGACGGTCTCGCGGCGGCGTCCGGCGGGCGGGCCTGGCGGTGGCCTTTGCTGCCGACTGAGGACGGGGCCGGATCGGACATGCTGGCGGCCATGCGCGCCTGCGGCTGGGCGATCGGTACGGTGTCGGCCTTCGATCGCCCCATCGTGAATCGGCGGGCCGATCACGACGCGTTCCTGGCGGGCCATCCGAACCGGGCGCGATTCAAAGACCTGCGCCGCCGCGCCCGCCGGCTCGCGGAGGTGGGCATCGTCGCGTACGAGAGCGCCGCCTGCGGCGTGGATCTCGACCGTCTGGTCGGGGCGTTTCTCGACCTGGAGCGCGCGGGCTGGAAAGGACAGGCCGGCACCGCCATGGCGTGCCGGCCGGAGACCGCGGCGCTCGCCCATCATCTGTTCTCGGAAGGACCCGGCCCAGTCGGCATCCGTGCGGACGCGCTGACCATCGACGGACGACCCATTGCGATCAGCCTCGCCCTGGTCGGTGCCGGCACCGCAACCCTGCTCAAGACGGCTTACGACGAGACCGCCCGCAGCCACGCACCGGGCCTCCTGCTCGAGGCCGAGATCGTGCGCGCCTGCCACGAGACCGGCTTCGCAGATCGGCTCGACTCGGCGACGCTCGAGGGATCGGCCCTGGAAAGCCTCTATCGCGACCGAACGCAGATCGCCGAGCTCATCGCCGTGCCACCGGGCACCCACGCCCTCTCCCTAGAGCGGCGTCTGCGGCTCGCCCGGTTCGAGACGCAGGCGCGCAGCACGGCCAAGCGCGCCCTCGGGCGGCGCTAG